In the Lepus europaeus isolate LE1 chromosome 18, mLepTim1.pri, whole genome shotgun sequence genome, one interval contains:
- the MAPK7 gene encoding mitogen-activated protein kinase 7 has product MAEPLKEEDGEDGSGEPPGSVKAEPVHTAASVAAKNLALLKARSFDVTFDVGDEYEIIETIGNGAYGVVSSARRRLTGQQVAIKKIPNAFDVVTNAKRTLRELKILKHFKHDNIIAIKDILRPTVPYGEFKSVYVVLDLMESDLHQIIHSSQPLTLEHVRYFLYQLLRGLKYMHSAQVIHRDLKPSNLLVNENCELKIGDFGMARGLCTSPAEHQYFMTEYVATRWYRAPELMLSLHEYTQAIDLWSVGCIFGEMLARRQLFPGKNYVHQLQLIMTVLGTPSPAVVQAVGAERVRAYIQSLPPRQPVPWETVYPGADRQALSLLGRMLRFEPSARISAAAALRHPFLAKYHDPDDEPDCAPPFDFAFDREALTRERIKEAIVAEIEDFHARREGIRQQIRFQPSLQPVASEPGCPDVEMPSPWAPSGDCAMESPPPVPPPGPGPAPDTIDLTLQPPPAASEPAPPKREGAISDNTKAALKAALLKSLRSRLRDGPSVPLEAPEPRKPVTAQERQREREEKRRRRQERAKEREKRRQERERKERAVGALGGPSTDPLAGLVLTDNDRSLLERWTRMARPPATVPAPAPTVVPAPAPAPTPPPAQPASPPPGPVAQPAGPPLQPSSASPAPVPQPACPPPGPGPHPAGPPVPVPVPTPLQTATSSSLLAPQSIVPPAGLPGPSAPGVLPYFPAGPPPPDPRAAPPPSTSESPDVNLVTQQLSKSQVEDPLPPVFSGTPKGSGAGYGVGFDLEEFLNQSFDMGVADGPQDGQADSASLSASLLADWLEGHGINPADIESLQREIQMDSPMLLADLADLQEP; this is encoded by the exons ATGGCCGAGCCCCTTAAAGAAGAGGATGGCGAGGACGGCTCTGGGGAGCCCCCCGGGTCGGTGAAGGCTGAACCCGTCCACACCGCCGCCTCTGTCGCCGCCAAGAACCTGGCCCTGCTCAAGGCCCGCTCCTTCGACGTGACCTTCGACGTGGGCGACGAGTACGAGATCATTGAGACGATCGGCAACGGCGCCTACGGGGTGGTGTCGTCCGCCCGCCGCCGCCTCACCG GCCAGCAGGTAGCCATCAAGAAGATCCCTAATGCTTTCGACGTGGTGACCAATGCCAAACGGACCCTCAGGGAGCTGAAGATCCTCAAACACTTCAAACACGACAACATCATTGCCATCAAGGATATCCTGAGGCCCACAGTGCCCTATGGCGAGTTCAAATCCGT CTACGTGGTGCTAGACCTGATGGAGAGTGACCTGCACCAGATCATCCACTCCTCGCAGCCACTCACGCTGGAGCACGTGCGCTACTTCCTCTACCAGCTGCTGCGGGGCCTCAAGTACATGCACTCGGCCCAGGTCATCCACCGCGACCTCAAGCCCTCCAACCTGCTGGTGAACGAGAACTGCGAGCTCAAGATCGGGGACTTTGGTATGGCCCGTGGCCTGTGCACATCTCCCGCCGAGCACCAGTACTTCATGACCGAGTACGTGGCCACCCGCTGGTACCGGGCCCCCGAGCTCATGCTCTCCCTGCATGAGTACACCCAGGCTATCGACCTCTGGTCCGTGGGCTGCATCTTTGGCGAGATGCTGGCCCGGCGCCAGCTCTTCCCAGGCAAAAACTATGTGCATCAGCTACAGCTGATCATGACGGTGCTGGGCACCCCGTCGCCGGCCGTGGTTCAGGCTGTGGGGGCCGAGAGGGTGCGGGCCTATATCCAGAGCCTGCCGCCGCGCCAGCCTGTGCCCTGGGAGACCGTGTACCCGGGTGCTGACCGCCAGGCCCTCTCCCTGCTGGGCCGCATGCTGCGTTTCGAGCCCAGTGCCCGCATctcggccgccgccgccctgCGCCATCCCTTCCTGGCCAAGTACCATGACCCTGATGATGAGCCTGACTGTGCCCCGCCCTTTGACTTTGCCTTTGACCGTGAGGCCCTCACCCGGGAGCGCATTAAGGAGGCCATTGTGGCTGAGATCGAGGACTTCCATGCCCGGCGAGAGGGCATCCGCCAGCAGATCCGTTTCCAGCCTTCCCTGCAGCCTGTGGCCAGCGAGCCTGGCTGCCCAGATGTTGAGATGCCCAGTCCCTGGGCACCCAGCGGGGACTGTGCCATGGAGTCGCCCCCACCCGTCCCGCCGCCGGGCCCTGGCCCTGCACCTGACACCATTGATCTGACCCTGCAGCCACCCCCAGCAGCCAGCGAACCCGCCCCACCGAAGAGAGAGGGCGCCATCTCAGACAACACCAAGGCCGCCCTCAAAGCCGCCCTGCTCAAGTCCCTGCGGAGCCGCCTCCGAG ATGGGCCCAGCGTCCCCCTGGAAGCTCCTGAGCCTCGGAAGCCCGTGACAGCCCAGGAGCGCCAGCGGGAGCGGGAGGagaagcggcggcggcggcaggagcGTGCCAAGGAGCGGGAGAAGCGGCGGCAGGAGCGGGAACGGAAGGAGCGGGCTGTGGGGGCCCTCGGGGGCCCCTCGACTGACCCTCTGGCCGGGCTGGTGCTCACTGACAATGACCGCAGCCTGCTGGAGCGCTGGACTCGCATGGCCCGGCCCCCGGCCACGGTCCCTGCCCCAGCACCCACTGTggtcccagcccctgctcccgcaCCAACGCCTCCCCCGGCCCAGCCTGCCAGTCCTCCTCCTGGCCCTGTAGCCCAGCCTGCTGGCCCCCCGCTGCAGCCCTCAAGCGCCAGCCCCGCTCCTGTCCCCcagcctgcctgcccaccccctggCCCTGGTCCCCACCCTGCTGGCCCTCctgtgcctgtccctgtcccAACTCCACTCCAGACTGCCACCTCCAGCAGCCTCCTGGCCCCCCAGTCAATTGTGCCACCCGCTGGGTTGCCAGGCCCCAGTGCCCCAGGAGTTCTGCCTTACTTCCCAGCCGGCCCTCCCCCTCCAGACCCCCGGGCTGCCCCTCCACCTTCTACATCAGAGTCGCCCGACGTCAACCTAGTGACCCAGCAGCTGTCCAAGTCGCAG gtggaggaccctCTGCCCCCCGTGTTCTCAGGCACTCCAAAGGGCAGTGGGGCCGGCTACGgtgttggctttgacctggaggAATTCTTAAACCAGTCTTTTGACATGGGTGTGGCTGACGGGCCCCAGGACGG CCAGGCGGACTCGGCCTCACTGTCGGCCTCCTTGCTCGCGGACTGGCTGGAGGGCCACGGCATAAACCCTGCCGACATTGAGTCCCTGCagcgggagatccagatggactcCCCGATGCTGCTGGCTGACCTGGCTGacctccaggagccctga
- the MFAP4 gene encoding microfibril-associated glycoprotein 4, translating into MKALLALLPPLLLLLLSPPPCAPQISGIRGDALERACLQQPLDCDDIYAQGYQTDGVYLIYPSGPSVPVPVFCDMTTEGGKWTVFQKRFNGSVSFFRGWNDYKLGFGRADGEYWLGLQNLHLLTLKQKYELRVDLEDFENNTAFAKYVDFSISPNAVSAEEDGYTLYVAGFEDGGAGDSLSYHSGQKFSTFDRDQDLFVQNCAALSSGAFWFRSCHFANLNGFYLGGSHLSYANGINWAQWKGFYYSLKRTEMKIRRT; encoded by the exons ATGAAG GCTCTCCTGGCCTTGCTgccaccactgctgctgctgctgctctcaccACCCCCCTGCGCCCCCCAGATCTCTGGGATCCGGGGAGATG ctctggagAGGGCGTGCCTTCAGCAGCCGCTGGACTGTGATGACATCTACGCCCAGGGCTACCAGACAGACGGCGTGTACCTCATCTACCCCTCGGGCCCCAGCGTGCCCGTGCCCGTCTTCTGTGACATGACCACCGAGGGCGGCAAGTGGACG GTTTTCCAGAAGAGATTCAATGGCTCcgtgagcttcttccggggctgGAATGACTACAAGCTGGGCTTCGGCCGGGCCGACGGGGAGTACTGGCTGG ggctgcagaaCCTGCACCTCCTGACGCTGAAGCAGAAGTACGAGCTGCGGGTGGACTTGGAAGACTTCGAGAACAACACGGCCTTTGCCAAGTACGTGGACTTCTCCATCTCCCCCAACGCAGTGAGCGCAGAGGAGGACGGATACACTCTCTACGTGGCAGGCTTCGAGGACGGCGGGGCAG GCGACTCCCTGTCCTACCACAGTGGCCAGAAATTCTCCACCTTCGACCGGGACCAGGACCTCTTTGTGCAGAACTGTGCGGCCCTCTCCTCGGGCGCCTTCTGGTTCCGCAGCTGCCACTTCGCCAACCTCAATGGCTTCTACCTGGGTGGCTCCCACCTCTCCTATGCCAACGGCATCAACTGGGCCCAGTGGAAGGGCTTTTACTACTCCCTCAAACGCACCGAGATGAAAATCCGACGGACCTGA